From one Luteipulveratus mongoliensis genomic stretch:
- a CDS encoding branched-chain amino acid ABC transporter permease, whose translation MDTLVQVLVNGVGKGAVFALLATGFVIIYKATETINFAHGSLVLVAGYVAYEVKSDHGWLLGVVAGVLAAMLFAFLVERVLLANARHAHADSLAILTIGIDVVVVTEISRRLGTAAAPFLGDPYDTKPIHILGASVARTYVVALLVALVLLGAFFLAFRYTSWGLAMRAQSENSEAAALMGIRSWRVTASAWAVGGGLAGIAVIFLATNDIGGGSGLLASHTLAFAAFPAAIIGGLTSPGGAVAGGLIVGLTDALASQYVSLEFAKVAVYLVMLAVLVVRPSGLFGRVEQLRV comes from the coding sequence ATGGACACACTGGTGCAGGTGCTCGTCAACGGCGTTGGCAAAGGCGCTGTATTTGCTTTGCTGGCAACGGGATTCGTGATCATCTATAAGGCGACGGAGACGATCAACTTCGCCCATGGGTCGCTGGTCCTGGTCGCCGGCTACGTCGCCTACGAGGTCAAGAGCGACCACGGCTGGCTGCTCGGAGTGGTCGCCGGGGTCCTTGCAGCGATGCTGTTCGCCTTCCTTGTCGAACGCGTGCTGCTGGCCAATGCTCGACATGCGCATGCCGACAGCCTGGCCATCCTCACCATCGGCATCGACGTGGTGGTGGTGACGGAGATCAGCCGCCGACTCGGCACGGCGGCAGCGCCGTTCCTCGGAGATCCCTACGACACCAAGCCGATTCACATCCTGGGTGCCTCTGTCGCGCGCACCTACGTGGTCGCTCTCCTCGTGGCCCTCGTGCTGCTGGGCGCGTTCTTCCTTGCGTTCCGCTACACCAGCTGGGGTCTCGCGATGCGCGCCCAGTCCGAGAACAGCGAGGCGGCCGCCTTGATGGGCATCCGGAGCTGGCGGGTGACCGCCAGTGCCTGGGCCGTAGGCGGTGGGCTCGCGGGCATCGCCGTGATCTTCTTGGCCACCAACGACATCGGTGGTGGATCAGGTCTGCTGGCCAGCCATACGCTCGCGTTCGCCGCATTCCCGGCCGCCATCATCGGTGGTCTGACGTCACCGGGTGGCGCCGTCGCGGGAGGCCTCATCGTCGGCCTCACGGACGCGTTGGCCTCGCAGTACGTCAGCCTGGAGTTCGCCAAGGTCGCGGTCTACCTCGTGATGCTGGCGGTTCTCGTCGTGCGGCCGTCCGGTCTCTTCGGGAGAGTGGAGCAGCTCCGTGTCTGA
- a CDS encoding C39 family peptidase gives MSDRCHKTAGSARLELSRRALIGGGAALGGALVIGSTQRAAATTATSQERHIRLHRYVGAAAFAHGQRQGVRANAHGLTLHHPTQTRTYADPHAAGASASYDVGTWTSPVIHNAFRLTELISSWNADTPGKTWIEVEVRGVAETGVRTGWFVLGRWCRNDPDQGGAIFRTSVDDQGTDIATVWTDTLSTQDDHTLNDLELRISLMRPQGSAETPTVHQLTAMCSSLPSDATVTTSTPGPKVGRVLDVPPYSQELHIGQYPQWDNGGEAWCSPTSTAMVLDHWKKGPSAAELSWVEPMQDPQVAYSARNTFDYTYDGCGNWPFNTAYAARNGLRGFVTRLRSLREAEDFIAAGIPLITSLSFKAADMDGAGYSTSGHLMVLRGFDAQGNPVMNDPASHLIADNAQVQVTYKRGQFENAWVPHSGGTVYVIHPEGARLPRAGAEANW, from the coding sequence ATGAGCGACCGCTGCCACAAGACTGCCGGCTCCGCCCGGCTGGAGCTCAGCCGTCGGGCCCTGATCGGCGGTGGCGCTGCCCTCGGCGGCGCCCTCGTCATCGGAAGCACCCAGCGAGCTGCCGCCACGACGGCTACGAGCCAGGAGCGTCATATCCGTCTGCACCGCTACGTGGGCGCCGCGGCTTTCGCGCACGGCCAGCGACAGGGTGTCCGCGCCAACGCGCATGGCCTCACGCTGCACCACCCGACCCAGACCCGGACCTACGCCGACCCTCACGCGGCCGGCGCGAGCGCGTCGTACGACGTCGGCACCTGGACCTCGCCGGTCATCCACAACGCGTTCCGACTCACCGAGCTGATCTCGTCCTGGAACGCCGACACCCCGGGCAAGACCTGGATCGAGGTCGAGGTGAGGGGTGTCGCGGAGACCGGTGTCCGCACCGGCTGGTTCGTCCTGGGCCGCTGGTGCCGCAACGACCCCGATCAGGGCGGTGCGATCTTCCGCACCAGCGTCGATGACCAGGGCACCGACATCGCGACGGTCTGGACCGACACGCTCTCGACCCAGGACGACCACACCCTGAACGACCTCGAGCTGCGGATCAGTCTGATGCGGCCGCAGGGCAGCGCCGAGACGCCGACCGTGCACCAGCTGACGGCGATGTGCTCGTCCCTGCCCAGCGACGCGACAGTGACCACCAGCACCCCGGGCCCGAAGGTGGGTCGGGTGCTGGACGTACCGCCGTACTCCCAGGAGCTGCACATCGGTCAGTACCCGCAATGGGACAACGGGGGAGAGGCATGGTGCTCGCCCACCTCGACGGCGATGGTGCTCGACCACTGGAAGAAGGGGCCGTCTGCGGCTGAGCTGTCCTGGGTCGAGCCGATGCAGGACCCGCAGGTCGCCTACTCCGCGCGCAACACCTTCGACTACACCTACGACGGCTGCGGCAACTGGCCGTTCAACACCGCGTACGCCGCCCGCAACGGGTTGCGCGGCTTCGTCACCCGGCTGCGGAGCCTGCGTGAGGCCGAGGACTTCATCGCCGCCGGCATCCCGCTCATCACGTCGCTGTCGTTCAAGGCGGCGGACATGGACGGCGCGGGCTACTCGACCAGTGGTCACCTCATGGTCCTGCGCGGCTTCGACGCTCAGGGCAACCCGGTGATGAACGACCCGGCGAGCCACCTCATCGCCGACAACGCGCAGGTCCAGGTGACCTACAAACGCGGTCAGTTCGAGAATGCCTGGGTGCCGCACTCGGGCGGCACGGTCTACGTGATTCACCCTGAGGGCGCGAGGCTGCCTCGGGCGGGCGCTGAGGCCAACTGGTGA
- a CDS encoding DinB family protein, with amino-acid sequence MIGRDEAVRALRESSAWLTDELKGRPEADLHRQAGPLTWTCFETLDHVGDCFMGYALQVTSRSPDRYLALEGIDRGVDFIHFPVELGVAGVVKALQPLSELLAAAVLIAPPDARAFHNYGVSDPAGFAAMGAVEALLHGHDVLSGLGGVPALPSDAVEVVLERLFPAVERHADGPEATLLWATGRIELSGRGRVDSEWTWDGTVHSC; translated from the coding sequence ATGATCGGGCGCGACGAGGCGGTCCGTGCGCTGCGCGAGTCTTCGGCATGGTTGACCGACGAGCTGAAGGGGCGTCCTGAGGCCGACCTGCACCGGCAGGCCGGGCCCCTGACCTGGACGTGCTTCGAGACGCTCGACCATGTCGGCGACTGCTTCATGGGATACGCCCTGCAGGTCACCAGCAGATCGCCGGACCGCTATCTCGCGTTGGAAGGTATCGACCGCGGTGTGGACTTCATCCACTTCCCGGTGGAGCTGGGAGTTGCTGGTGTGGTCAAGGCGCTGCAGCCGCTGAGCGAGCTGCTGGCGGCTGCTGTCCTGATCGCCCCTCCCGACGCGCGTGCCTTCCACAACTACGGGGTGAGCGATCCGGCCGGCTTCGCCGCGATGGGCGCCGTCGAGGCACTGCTGCATGGCCACGACGTGCTCAGCGGTCTGGGCGGTGTGCCAGCGCTGCCGAGCGATGCGGTCGAGGTCGTCCTCGAACGACTGTTTCCGGCTGTCGAGCGGCACGCCGATGGACCGGAGGCGACGCTCCTGTGGGCCACCGGTCGGATCGAGCTGTCCGGGCGTGGTCGGGTCGACTCCGAGTGGACCTGGGACGGCACGGTCCACAGCTGCTGA
- a CDS encoding ABC transporter substrate-binding protein, with protein MSRNLTSCAVAFAAVAALGLSACSTKAADDSTGGGSGSGGSGSAGVKTDIGVTASEITLAALTDTSGVFKVLGLGITQGNQMWADDVNKTGGICGRKIKITTHDTGYSAEKAVPLYSKLKADNLGMIQLIGSPTLAALKKPLTDDKIAAIPASWASTNLDVPNVVMIGPTYDIESINGLSRLQSQGKIKDGDTIGHIYVDSEYGKNGALGTKYYASKHKMKVVEATVTSTESDLTAAVTKLKAGGVKAFLLTTTPAQTASAVGVATAQGLNVPIHGSGPTFTPQLLDTPVAAALMSGRYTTDAPQLPVQSDNPKVKEISAAFKKAHPGQVETYGPILGYASGLVWGSILKQACSDGDLTRAGVLAAVRKTTVDTQGLTPPLDFTKPGQPSSRSMFLMVPAKVPGGLKLVQTEPYVSPDAQTYKTPFQK; from the coding sequence ATGTCCAGGAATCTCACCAGCTGCGCCGTCGCGTTCGCCGCCGTGGCAGCACTTGGCCTGTCGGCCTGCAGCACCAAGGCGGCCGACGACAGCACCGGCGGCGGATCCGGGTCCGGCGGCAGCGGCTCGGCCGGAGTCAAGACAGACATCGGAGTGACCGCGTCCGAGATCACCCTGGCCGCCCTGACGGACACCTCGGGCGTCTTCAAGGTGCTGGGGCTCGGCATCACCCAGGGCAACCAGATGTGGGCCGATGACGTCAACAAGACTGGCGGCATCTGCGGCCGCAAGATCAAGATCACCACCCACGACACCGGGTACAGCGCCGAGAAGGCCGTGCCGCTCTACAGCAAGCTCAAGGCCGACAACCTCGGCATGATCCAGCTCATCGGCTCACCGACCCTCGCCGCGTTGAAGAAGCCCCTCACGGACGACAAGATCGCCGCCATCCCAGCATCGTGGGCCTCCACCAACCTGGACGTGCCCAACGTGGTGATGATCGGCCCGACCTACGACATCGAGTCGATCAACGGGCTGAGTCGCCTGCAGAGTCAGGGCAAGATCAAGGACGGCGACACGATCGGCCACATCTACGTCGACTCCGAGTACGGCAAGAACGGCGCGCTGGGCACCAAGTACTACGCGAGCAAGCACAAGATGAAGGTCGTCGAGGCCACCGTCACGTCCACTGAGAGCGACCTGACCGCGGCCGTGACCAAGCTCAAGGCGGGCGGCGTCAAGGCGTTCCTGCTCACCACGACTCCGGCGCAGACGGCATCGGCCGTCGGTGTCGCGACCGCACAGGGCCTCAACGTGCCGATCCACGGCAGTGGCCCCACGTTCACGCCGCAGCTGCTCGACACCCCCGTGGCGGCGGCACTCATGAGCGGCCGCTACACCACGGACGCGCCACAGCTGCCGGTCCAGAGCGACAACCCCAAGGTGAAGGAGATCTCCGCCGCCTTCAAGAAGGCGCACCCGGGCCAGGTGGAGACGTACGGCCCGATCCTCGGCTATGCCTCCGGGTTGGTCTGGGGGAGCATCCTGAAGCAGGCCTGCTCCGACGGGGATCTCACGCGCGCCGGAGTGCTCGCTGCGGTCCGCAAGACCACGGTCGACACCCAGGGTCTGACGCCCCCGCTGGACTTCACCAAGCCCGGTCAGCCGTCCAGCCGCTCGATGTTCCTGATGGTCCCGGCGAAGGTGCCGGGCGGTCTGAAGCTCGTGCAGACCGAGCCGTACGTCTCGCCGGACGCGCAGACCTACAAGACACCGTTCCAGAAGTAG
- a CDS encoding ABC transporter ATP-binding protein: MSSEASTVTQPDTAGRDVRPLQVDGVTVRFGGIVALDEVSFTVEPGSVHALIGPNGAGKSTCFNAITGIYALAAGQIRLGDTVLTKTPAHRISSLGIGRAFQNLALVDTSSVLDNVMLGRYSLMRGGFAAYAVRAPWTMRSERRHQQRAADICDFLGLGDHLHARAGALSYGDQKRVDIARALAAEPTVLLLDEPAAGMNASETADMSALILQIRDELGISILLVEHDMGLVMGIADRVTVLDFGRLIADDVPAVVQQDPAVIRAYLGAAEDDDGDPDEVSSTSAHEEGV, translated from the coding sequence ATGAGCAGCGAAGCGTCGACCGTGACCCAGCCGGACACCGCAGGACGAGACGTACGCCCGTTGCAGGTCGACGGAGTCACGGTGCGCTTCGGCGGGATCGTGGCGCTCGACGAGGTGTCGTTCACGGTTGAACCCGGATCCGTCCACGCCCTCATCGGACCGAACGGCGCAGGCAAGTCGACCTGCTTCAACGCGATCACCGGCATCTACGCGCTGGCTGCCGGCCAGATCCGGCTTGGCGACACCGTGCTGACGAAGACCCCCGCGCACCGCATCAGCTCGCTCGGCATCGGTCGGGCCTTCCAGAACCTCGCGCTCGTGGACACCTCCAGCGTCCTCGACAACGTCATGCTCGGCCGATACTCCCTGATGAGAGGCGGATTCGCCGCCTACGCGGTGCGTGCACCCTGGACGATGCGGTCCGAGCGTCGCCATCAGCAGCGCGCGGCTGACATCTGTGACTTCCTCGGGCTGGGTGACCACCTGCACGCTCGGGCGGGCGCGTTGTCGTACGGCGACCAGAAGCGGGTGGACATCGCTCGGGCGCTGGCGGCCGAGCCGACCGTGCTGTTGCTGGACGAACCGGCGGCCGGGATGAATGCCAGCGAGACCGCCGACATGTCCGCGCTGATCCTGCAGATTCGCGACGAGCTGGGGATCTCCATCCTGCTGGTCGAGCACGACATGGGTCTGGTCATGGGCATCGCGGACCGGGTCACCGTGCTCGACTTCGGTCGACTGATCGCCGACGACGTCCCCGCTGTGGTTCAGCAGGACCCGGCGGTCATCCGCGCCTACCTCGGTGCGGCTGAGGACGACGACGGTGACCCCGATGAGGTCAGCTCCACGAGCGCGCACGAGGAGGGAGTCTGA
- a CDS encoding S9 family peptidase → MESLPSQLVRTRRFTLGEPTGLAITGDGRTVLYLRSQAGDDPSACLWALDVDSGEERVLADPVALSGRSATLSQYAVDGSGEVVAFALDGRLWMVRLNGRAPQRIRTDGPVVDPRPDPTGRRIAYVASGALRVVEGDGKGDRAVVVPDGPDVTFGTADLTGETSVDGPRGYWWSPDGDRLMVARVDSSAVQLWHIPDSSDPTRPPRTIRYAAAGTTNPAVTLWILGLDGAMTEIPWDHEAFEYLVGAGWDAHGPYAVVQSRDQRTVQVLGINPVSGETTLLAEQHDPSWVQLIAGLPARSAAGALVAHVDQDGTRHLTVDGEVVTPAGLQVRSVLDAGSDDILFTASEEPTETHLWTWRAGVGVRRVSTEPGVHSAVQRGDTLVHVVRAGDRLGAQVTVERHGMATVFVRSFVEAPALEMRGEPVRLGPRELRGRLYLPSGHSSADGPLPVLLDPYGGAGRQQVTAELDWRALVSQWFAEQGFAVLAVDGAGTPGRGPDWEREVDGDLFGPVLEDQVAALHEAARLHPELDLSRVGIRGWSFGGALAALAVLRRPDVFHAAVAGAGVSDQRLYNTHWRERFLGHPDEFPERYDAASLVQAAPGLTRPLLLIHGLADENVHVANSVRFSEALLAAGREHELLLLPGVGHQAMGVPVTESLLQNQLRFLQQHLQ, encoded by the coding sequence GTGGAGTCACTGCCCAGTCAGCTCGTCCGCACCCGCCGCTTCACTCTGGGAGAGCCCACCGGGCTCGCCATCACCGGCGACGGTCGCACCGTCCTCTACCTGCGCAGTCAGGCTGGAGACGATCCGTCGGCATGCCTCTGGGCGCTGGATGTCGACTCCGGCGAGGAACGCGTGCTGGCCGATCCCGTTGCGCTGTCAGGTCGTTCGGCGACGCTGAGCCAGTACGCCGTCGACGGCTCGGGTGAGGTGGTGGCGTTCGCGCTCGACGGCCGGTTGTGGATGGTCCGGCTGAACGGCCGTGCGCCGCAACGCATTCGCACCGACGGACCGGTGGTCGATCCTCGTCCTGACCCAACGGGCCGACGGATCGCCTACGTCGCGAGCGGCGCACTGCGGGTGGTCGAGGGCGATGGGAAGGGAGACCGCGCGGTCGTCGTACCTGATGGTCCGGACGTGACCTTCGGGACGGCCGATCTCACGGGTGAGACCTCGGTCGACGGGCCGCGCGGCTACTGGTGGTCGCCCGATGGTGACCGGCTGATGGTCGCGCGGGTGGACTCATCGGCCGTTCAGCTCTGGCACATCCCGGACTCCAGCGACCCGACGCGGCCACCGCGCACGATCCGCTACGCAGCAGCGGGGACCACGAACCCTGCGGTGACGTTGTGGATCCTCGGTCTCGATGGCGCCATGACCGAGATCCCTTGGGACCATGAGGCTTTCGAGTATCTCGTGGGCGCCGGATGGGATGCGCATGGTCCGTACGCCGTCGTCCAGTCACGTGACCAACGGACCGTTCAGGTCCTCGGCATCAACCCGGTTAGCGGCGAGACGACGCTGCTGGCGGAGCAGCATGACCCGAGCTGGGTGCAGCTGATCGCGGGCTTGCCCGCGCGCTCTGCAGCCGGTGCCCTCGTCGCCCACGTCGACCAGGACGGCACGCGTCATCTGACCGTCGACGGCGAGGTCGTCACGCCGGCGGGACTGCAGGTGCGGTCCGTGCTGGATGCGGGCAGCGACGACATCCTGTTCACCGCATCGGAGGAGCCGACCGAGACCCATCTGTGGACCTGGCGCGCGGGCGTGGGCGTACGGCGGGTCAGCACCGAGCCAGGCGTGCACTCCGCCGTACAACGCGGGGACACGCTGGTGCACGTCGTACGAGCCGGTGATCGCCTGGGTGCGCAGGTCACGGTCGAAAGGCATGGGATGGCAACGGTTTTCGTCCGCTCTTTTGTCGAGGCGCCGGCCCTGGAGATGCGTGGCGAGCCTGTTCGTCTCGGTCCCCGCGAGCTGCGGGGGAGGCTCTACCTGCCGTCCGGGCACTCGTCCGCTGACGGTCCGTTGCCGGTCCTGCTCGACCCTTACGGGGGAGCCGGGCGGCAGCAGGTCACCGCGGAGCTGGACTGGCGAGCACTCGTCTCCCAGTGGTTCGCCGAGCAGGGTTTTGCCGTCCTCGCGGTTGATGGCGCGGGCACGCCGGGGCGCGGACCCGACTGGGAGCGTGAGGTCGACGGCGATCTCTTCGGTCCGGTGCTCGAGGACCAGGTGGCCGCTCTCCACGAGGCGGCGCGTCTGCATCCAGAGCTGGATCTCAGCCGAGTCGGTATCCGCGGCTGGTCGTTCGGTGGTGCTCTCGCGGCACTGGCCGTGCTGCGCCGGCCGGACGTCTTTCACGCGGCGGTGGCAGGCGCGGGGGTCAGCGACCAGCGGCTGTACAACACGCACTGGCGGGAGCGCTTCCTCGGCCATCCCGATGAGTTCCCGGAGCGGTACGACGCGGCCTCGTTGGTACAGGCGGCACCTGGCCTGACTCGGCCGCTCCTGCTGATCCACGGCCTCGCCGATGAAAACGTGCACGTCGCGAACTCGGTCCGGTTCTCCGAGGCGCTGCTCGCCGCGGGCCGTGAGCACGAGCTCTTGCTCCTGCCGGGTGTTGGTCATCAGGCGATGGGCGTACCTGTGACCGAGAGCCTGCTGCAGAACCAGCTGCGCTTCCTCCAGCAACATCTTCAGTAA
- a CDS encoding branched-chain amino acid ABC transporter permease yields the protein MSDTSPPAPATDAVLEPEPSEPVGAVQVRPARSRRTTAVKVVLAAVAAVVVFLAPAYIDAEYLTVANWVMVGAVGGMGLTMLVGQAGQLSLAHSFFALVGGVSYAVLAGPRDEASYTGLGLPSLLAAVLAVLCAGLVGAAFAPISGRLRGIYLGVASLSLVFVGFWLARELPSLAGSTSSGRYAPSLNLFGFDFGELHPELHVLNVPMGKVERSFWLYAALTALAYVLGRGALSGRVGRGWRALRDNEAVATVMGVSVVRQKALAFAVSSAYAGLAGVMVVWWYDGLMKPDESVDFGTYSTTAAISYLAICVIGGLGSLGGAVLGSVVVFGLPQIIQLVTSSDDYSGTGFTPGVITNFVFGSLIVLIILFEPRGLAGLGARLRAVLRR from the coding sequence GTGTCTGACACCTCGCCGCCCGCGCCCGCCACGGATGCTGTGCTCGAACCGGAGCCCTCCGAACCCGTCGGCGCCGTCCAGGTACGCCCTGCCCGGAGCCGTCGCACGACCGCGGTCAAGGTGGTCCTGGCCGCCGTCGCGGCCGTCGTCGTCTTCCTCGCGCCGGCCTACATCGACGCCGAGTACCTCACCGTCGCCAACTGGGTGATGGTCGGCGCGGTCGGTGGCATGGGCCTGACGATGCTGGTCGGTCAGGCCGGCCAGCTCTCCCTGGCGCACTCGTTCTTCGCGCTCGTCGGCGGCGTCTCGTACGCCGTCCTCGCCGGTCCACGAGACGAGGCCAGCTACACGGGGCTCGGCCTCCCGAGCCTGCTCGCCGCAGTCCTGGCCGTGCTGTGCGCGGGACTGGTGGGTGCCGCGTTCGCCCCGATCTCCGGTCGGCTGCGCGGCATCTACCTCGGTGTCGCCTCGCTCAGCCTGGTCTTCGTCGGCTTCTGGTTGGCGCGCGAGCTGCCGTCGCTGGCGGGCAGCACATCCAGCGGCCGCTATGCACCCAGCCTCAACCTGTTCGGCTTCGACTTCGGTGAGCTGCATCCCGAGCTGCACGTCCTCAACGTCCCCATGGGCAAGGTCGAGCGCAGCTTCTGGCTCTACGCGGCACTCACGGCGCTCGCCTACGTCCTGGGCCGTGGTGCCCTGTCAGGACGGGTGGGACGAGGTTGGCGGGCCTTGCGCGACAACGAGGCGGTCGCGACGGTGATGGGTGTCTCGGTCGTACGACAGAAGGCGTTGGCCTTCGCGGTCTCGTCCGCGTACGCCGGACTGGCCGGCGTCATGGTCGTCTGGTGGTACGACGGGCTGATGAAGCCCGATGAGTCGGTCGACTTCGGGACCTACAGCACCACGGCGGCGATCTCGTACCTCGCGATTTGCGTGATCGGCGGCCTCGGGTCGCTCGGGGGTGCCGTGCTCGGGTCGGTCGTGGTGTTCGGGCTGCCGCAGATCATCCAGCTGGTGACCTCCTCCGACGACTACAGCGGCACCGGCTTCACTCCGGGCGTGATCACCAACTTCGTCTTCGGCTCGCTGATCGTGCTGATCATCCTGTTCGAGCCGCGCGGCCTCGCCGGCCTCGGGGCACGACTTCGGGCGGTGCTGCGCCGCTGA
- a CDS encoding ABC transporter ATP-binding protein, protein MLRIDDLSVRYGRSVKALRGVSFEVPDGSVTAVLGSNGAGKSTLLRAISGTLGLHGGAVIGGRVELDGTRIDTMNPAAIVRLRLVQVPEGRQVFARMSVEENLRAGALSVAPKDRDAARERVLSLFPILGERSGQAAGLLSGGEQQMLAIGRAMMTSPTMLLLDEPSLGLAPQLVTRIGSIVREIHAQGTAVVLVEQNATMALAVADRAVVLEVGELALEGPADELAATEDVQRLYLGGHATSEADADADEEPVRERAARHRALGVWRG, encoded by the coding sequence GTGCTGCGAATCGACGACCTCTCGGTGCGCTATGGACGCTCGGTCAAGGCGTTGCGTGGCGTGAGCTTCGAGGTTCCGGATGGCTCGGTCACGGCGGTCCTGGGCAGCAACGGCGCCGGCAAGTCGACGCTGCTGCGGGCCATCTCGGGCACGCTCGGGCTGCACGGCGGTGCCGTCATAGGCGGGCGGGTCGAGCTCGATGGCACCCGCATCGACACGATGAACCCAGCGGCGATCGTGCGCCTGCGGTTGGTGCAGGTGCCCGAGGGCCGGCAGGTGTTCGCCCGCATGAGCGTGGAAGAAAATCTGCGCGCCGGTGCCCTGTCGGTAGCCCCGAAGGATCGCGATGCGGCGCGCGAGCGCGTGCTGTCTCTCTTCCCGATCTTGGGCGAGCGGTCGGGCCAGGCGGCGGGACTGCTCTCTGGCGGTGAGCAGCAGATGCTCGCGATCGGCCGAGCGATGATGACGTCCCCGACGATGCTGCTGCTCGACGAGCCATCGCTCGGACTGGCCCCACAGCTGGTGACCCGGATCGGCTCGATCGTTCGCGAGATCCATGCTCAGGGCACCGCGGTCGTCCTCGTCGAGCAGAACGCGACCATGGCCCTCGCGGTCGCCGATCGCGCGGTCGTCCTCGAGGTGGGCGAGCTGGCCCTCGAAGGGCCGGCCGACGAGCTGGCCGCGACCGAGGACGTACAGCGCCTCTATCTCGGCGGCCACGCCACGTCGGAGGCCGACGCCGACGCCGACGAAGAGCCGGTCAGAGAGCGCGCCGCGCGTCATCGTGCGTTGGGGGTGTGGCGCGGATGA
- a CDS encoding ArsR/SmtB family transcription factor, protein MQTAWEALGDQTRREIVQLLSREELTAGEIAGRFEISRPGVSRHLRVLREAGLVTARADAQRRVYSLDPAGIHGVEQWCAEVVGFWSQRLDALGTELARGRSTRGRHRRTTEPTAQSTQEDSA, encoded by the coding sequence ATGCAGACCGCATGGGAGGCCCTCGGCGACCAGACGCGACGCGAGATCGTCCAGCTGCTGTCCCGAGAGGAGCTGACAGCGGGCGAGATCGCCGGCCGTTTCGAGATCAGTCGTCCCGGTGTCTCGCGACATCTGAGGGTGCTGCGTGAAGCAGGTCTGGTGACGGCGCGTGCCGACGCCCAGCGACGCGTCTACTCCCTCGACCCGGCCGGCATCCACGGCGTCGAGCAGTGGTGCGCCGAGGTCGTGGGCTTCTGGTCGCAACGCCTCGATGCCCTTGGGACCGAGCTCGCCCGCGGCCGGAGCACGCGGGGACGCCACCGTCGTACGACGGAGCCCACTGCCCAATCGACACAGGAGGACAGCGCATGA